The DNA sequence TTCGAGCGTTTCAAGATGCGTACTACTCATACCGTTAGGAGACAGGTAGGGTGCAACCGTCGTGAATTTGATGTTTTCCAGAATGATATTGAAATACTCGGCCTCGATGCCTGATTCCAGAATACGGTACATCTTGATTGTCGCCTTCTTCATGGTTCGACCTTCGCAGACGGCGCGGTACAGGAGTGGTGTTGTCCGATCAAATTCCTTCACTATCGTGACAGGGCGGTGAACGCGCGTACCAGTCAGTTTTCCCCAGCTCGGATCAACCGGAATAGTGACAGCATGGGAGAATGATTTTAACTCGACAGAGCCCAGCCGCTGTGGCATTAGACAACTGCCAACAATCGGAGAACCGTTCTCATCTTCAAGCCATAAATGTGCGGGTGTAGACATGTAATTTCCTTATCAGTGGGGTTAGACTAGTGTTAGTCATACAGTTTTTTATCCATCAAAAACAAAAGACCATAATTATAAAAAATACAGGCACAGGCCAGACAGGTCCATCAGGGAATAATTGGAAAAAGACGACTGAAAACAAAAGTGTAAGTACAGCAGGTCCATAATAAGAAACTAATGAACTAAATATTCGCCTAAAAATTCTTAAAATCAGATTCATCATATCTACCGAATCATCCTGGTGATAATTTCGGCGATACCTTCATCAGATGTCCACTGAGCTTTAAACGCCTCAGCACGTTCAAATAATGGTTCGACTAAAAAGTACATCATTTCCAATTCTTGCGCATACAGTGCAGAGTAGTAAGCAGGATAGGTTAAGTGAAGACGGTGTGCGCTATCTGCTGCTTTCTGGACGATGCCATATAGACCTGCCCCTACCAGGAATTTTGTAGCCCTG is a window from the Pantoea sp. CCBC3-3-1 genome containing:
- a CDS encoding type VI secretion system tube protein TssD, coding for MSTPAHLWLEDENGSPIVGSCLMPQRLGSVELKSFSHAVTIPVDPSWGKLTGTRVHRPVTIVKEFDRTTPLLYRAVCEGRTMKKATIKMYRILESGIEAEYFNIILENIKFTTVAPYLSPNGMSSTHLETLELRYEAITWKYTEGNIIYRDSWNDRCCA